One genomic segment of Panicum virgatum strain AP13 chromosome 2N, P.virgatum_v5, whole genome shotgun sequence includes these proteins:
- the LOC120661438 gene encoding squamosa promoter-binding-like protein 13, producing MDRREKFRRGSSSSAAAAASMAALAAAAAAGEGSSSGSGSADGALPPHGEEEEDQKPPKLAAVGGVSSSSPSPVPARRGAAAGGGGGPRCQAERCNADLNEAAQYCRRHKVCQTHSKAPVVLVAGLRQRFCQQCSRFHELSEFDDNKRSCRLRLAGHNERRRKSAADTHGHGGGGAGAGAGAGDGCRHADQDGRGHQGNPPPPNHFHQIR from the exons ATGGACCGCAGGGAGAAGTTCCGCAGGGGCtcgtcgagctcggcggcggcggcggcgtccatggccgcgctcgccgccgccgcggcggctgggGAGGGATcgagctccggctccggctcggcCGACGGGGCGCTTCCGCCgcacggggaggaggaggaggaccagaaGCCTCCCAAGCTGGCGGCCGTGGGAGGCGTCTCCAGCTCCTCCCCGTCCCCGGTGCCGGCGAggaggggtgcggcggcgggcggcggcggcgggccgaggTGCCAGGCGGAGCGGTGCAACGCCGACCTGAACGAGGCGGCGCAGTACTGCCGGAGGCACAAGGTGTGCCAGACGCACTCCAAGGCCCCCGTcgtgctcgtcgccggcctccgccagcGATTCTGCCAGCAATGCAGCCG GTTCCACGAGCTGTCGGAGTTCGACGACAACAAGCGCAGCTGCCGCCTGCGCCTGGCGGGGCACAACGAGCGCCGCCGGAAGAGCGCGGCGGACACgcacgggcacggcggcggtggcgccggagctggcgccggcgccggcgacgggtgCCGCCACGCCGACCAGGACGGCCGGGGCCACCAGgggaacccgccgccgccgaaccacTTCCACCAGATCAGATAA
- the LOC120661439 gene encoding squamosa promoter-binding-like protein 13, with translation MRAKQASKRGSRAPHPPRQLSSPDGAAMDRKGPSSSAAASMAALAAAAAAGQANGALSPHAEEDENPATLAAVGGASGSSDPVAARRGAAGGGPSCQVERCAADLHVARRYYRRHKVCEPHSKELAVLVAGLRQRFCQQCSRFHELLEFDGDKHSCRRRLMGHNARRRKSSADRHGGGGDQDGRSHPGNPSRNHFQIR, from the exons ATGAGAGCTAAGCAAGCTAGCAAGCGCGGCTCCCGAGCTCCACATCCACCACGCCAGCTCTCCTCCCccgacggcgccgccatggaccGCAAGGGCccgtcgagctcggcggcggcgtccatggccgcgctcgccgccgccgcggcggccggccaggCCAACGGGGCGCTGTCGCCGCATGCGGAAGAGGACGAGAACCCTGCGACGCTGGCTGCCGTGGGCGGTGCCTCCGGCTCCTCGGACCCGGTGGCCGCGAGgaggggcgcggcgggcggcggcccgaGCTGCCAGGTGGAGCGGTGCGCCGCCGACCTGCACGTTGCGAGACGGTACTACCGGAGGCACAAGGTGTGCGAGCCGCACTCCAAGGAGCTCGCcgtgctcgtcgccggcctccgccagcGCTTCTGCCAGCAATGCAGCCG GTTTCATGAGCTGTTGGAGTTCGACGGCGACAAGCacagctgccgccggcgcctgATGGGGCACAACGCACGGCGCCGGAAGAGCTCGGCGGataggcacggcggcggcggcgaccaggaCGGCCGGAGCCACCCAGGGAACCCGTCACGGAACCACTTCCAGATCAGATAA